TAAGCTGTCTGTTGTTTACGCTTACCCTTTTTGCAGGATTAAAGGGTTGGCTCAGTGGGGGACTGCTGTTAGTCCTGCTGATTGTTACACGCGGCTTAATTGGCGGCTTTATCCCGGCGGTGTTGTCATCTTCCCAAGCTTATATGGGGGATGTAACGGAGGGTGAAGAGCGTGGAAGTGGTATGGCTATTATTAGTGCGGCGAATGGGCTTGGGCTGGTATTTGGCCCCGCGATTGCAGGTGCCTTTACTTTAATAGGACTGTTATGGCCCTTATACTTTGGAATTGTCATTGCCGCTGTTGCATTCGTGGTGTCTCTACTGGCGATTCCGGCCGCCCAGCCTGTTATTCAGCAAAAACCTGCTCGAATTAATCCCCTCCAGCCAGGTCTAAGAATGTATTTGTTTGCAGGCTTGGTTACGATGATTAGTATTGTGACTATTCAGGTTATAGGTGGTTTTTATTTTCAAGATCAGTTAGGTCTTACATCCGAAGAAACAGCAAGAGTTGTTTCCTTTGGACTTATGTTCTCCGGAGCAGCGATGCTGATCGTGCAGATCATCCAAATGAAATGGCTTAAATGGCAGCCTAAGCCGATGATTTTGCTCGGT
This window of the Paenibacillus polymyxa genome carries:
- a CDS encoding MFS transporter, with amino-acid sequence MNRIKGSIFFSVFVAMLGLMLIAPIMPPLIRELGLRESHSGIIISLGSITMALMAPVWGNLSDAKGRKPVILLGFIGMCVSCLLFTLTLFAGLKGWLSGGLLLVLLIVTRGLIGGFIPAVLSSSQAYMGDVTEGEERGSGMAIISAANGLGLVFGPAIAGAFTLIGLLWPLYFGIVIAAVAFVVSLLAIPAAQPVIQQKPARINPLQPGLRMYLFAGLVTMISIVTIQVIGGFYFQDQLGLTSEETARVVSFGLMFSGAAMLIVQIIQMKWLKWQPKPMILLGSLFLIAGMAFFLISASLVLYYAAFFMFGIGTGLLMPGFMAGASLSVSQEQQGGAAGLVAAIQGISAIIAPILTTTLYRVDKYIPFILIAVLVACMAIVMLGVKKGDGNSKPVPDKA